CGGGCGGGTCCTGCTGCAGCATCCAGTGGCTCATGCTGCGGAACACCGGCTCGTCCATGATCTGCGGCCCGTAGCGCCGCTTCGAGCGCTCGACATAGTCCTTGCCGAAACGCTTGTCGCGCAGCACCAGGCTGGCCTCGGCGTGGCGGCTCGCCACGAACATGCCGAGCGGCGTCAGATGCATCGGATCGGTGGTGCGCAGCCGCTCGTAATGCGGATAGGGATCGCGAATGAACTCCGGCGCCAGGGGATTGAAAAGCGGCGCGCTGGTCGTCGTCTGAACATGCTCGTTCATGGTGACCTCAATCAGTTGCCGCGCTGAAATACCCGCACATTCGGGCGGATTGGCGCTGTCCTCAGGGCCGGACCGGTTGTCATCCGGACCATTTGAAATTGGATACACTGTTGTATCGAGTTGCATTCTGAACTAAAATTGACTGATGTCAAGAGTTCGAACCAGACCGACCAGGGACGACACCTGCGAAAAGCTGTTCGAGGCGGCGGCGCGCGTGTTCGAGGAACAGGGCATCGGGGGCGCCAGCATCGAGGCCATCGCGGCGGCGGCCGGCTTCAGCCGCGGAGCGTTCTATTCCAACTTCAAGAGCAAGGACGAACTGATCATCGCCATGCTCGAGGATCACGTCGCGCAATCCATCCGGCGCAGTCTCGATCTCCTCGCCAAGCACAGGAGCCTCGCGGATTTCATCGATGCGCTGAAGACCATGGACCGCAGCCAGCAGGATCCGCTCGGGCGTTCGCCGCTGCTGCACATGGAGATGATCCTGTTCGTGGCGCGCGCCGAAAAGCGCAGGCCCGACCTCGCCAAGCGCCTGCGCGCCCGGCGAAAACTGGTCGCGGACATCGTCGAGACCACGTTGAAGAGCAACGGCAAGAACGGATTCATCAATCCGGCGTGGACCGGCGCAATCCTGCTGGCGCTGGAGGACGGCTTCCGCCTGCACCGCCTGATCGATCCGGAGACCACACCGGCCGACAGCTTCCTGCGCGCCATCGGCGATCTGCAGCGAGGGATGGGTATTTCATCGAGCTGAACCGCGCCTGACGCGGCGCTTGGCCCACAAGCCGCCGATATCGGCAAGCCTGTAAACGGGATATCACGGCAAGCATCTCAAAATGTCACAGTCAAGCCGCCGCTTCGACCGGCGAAGGTCCAGTGGCCGCAAAATCAATTGTCGGCCGCAGCATAATGTGAACATGAATAGGACCGGACGGGACTGGAAGGCGGCGCGGCGCCGATTGCGGATATCGCAAGATTTTTTTTGAAGTCATATTGCTCCCACAGGACCACGTTATGCGTCGCTTAGGCAGCCTTCCGCGCGCGTCCCTTTACGCGCTGCTGGCCATCATCGGCTGCTTTTTCGCAAGTGCCGGGCCTGCCGTGAGCCAGCCGCT
The sequence above is drawn from the Bradyrhizobium sediminis genome and encodes:
- a CDS encoding TetR/AcrR family transcriptional regulator; the encoded protein is MSRVRTRPTRDDTCEKLFEAAARVFEEQGIGGASIEAIAAAAGFSRGAFYSNFKSKDELIIAMLEDHVAQSIRRSLDLLAKHRSLADFIDALKTMDRSQQDPLGRSPLLHMEMILFVARAEKRRPDLAKRLRARRKLVADIVETTLKSNGKNGFINPAWTGAILLALEDGFRLHRLIDPETTPADSFLRAIGDLQRGMGISSS